One Gemmatimonadota bacterium DNA window includes the following coding sequences:
- a CDS encoding DegT/DnrJ/EryC1/StrS aminotransferase: MYRIGQPEAKRVETLLESGEIFRYGKAGECDQFEADWGKRLGGVQVRMTTSGTASLYCALIGLKVGPGDSVIVPSCTYMATALAVVAAGAMPIIAEVDESITLSPEDVERKIAPHTKAIIPVHMWGLPCNMDALMDIAEKRGVKVLEDACQAVGGGYKGRELGSIGHAGAFSFNYFKNMTSGEGGAFVSADDSVFRRGSVAADCCSYYWNPDEHRPDEQFAGLNFRATEISGAILNAQLERIDEMLDRMRGHKRTLTKVGEDAGLTSITNNSLDCECGTHVGFIFNSEENARAFAKQISELKGRAFLPIDTGRHVYTRWDPIMRKQGAHHPALDPFNLPQNKALNIEYSMDMCPRSLDILSRAVLIGMHPDNDREKIDELADAIRESAHVVKHQKKEILT; encoded by the coding sequence ATGTACCGCATCGGACAACCCGAAGCCAAGCGCGTGGAAACCCTCCTGGAAAGCGGTGAAATTTTTCGCTATGGCAAGGCCGGCGAATGCGACCAATTTGAAGCAGACTGGGGAAAGCGATTGGGCGGTGTTCAGGTCCGCATGACCACCAGCGGCACGGCATCGCTCTATTGCGCCCTCATTGGCCTGAAAGTTGGACCGGGCGATTCGGTCATTGTGCCATCGTGTACCTATATGGCGACCGCACTCGCCGTTGTTGCCGCAGGAGCCATGCCCATTATTGCCGAAGTAGATGAATCGATCACCCTCTCGCCCGAAGATGTCGAGCGAAAAATTGCCCCGCACACAAAAGCCATCATTCCCGTGCATATGTGGGGATTGCCCTGTAATATGGACGCACTGATGGATATAGCAGAAAAACGCGGGGTAAAAGTATTAGAAGATGCCTGCCAGGCCGTGGGTGGTGGATACAAAGGGCGCGAACTCGGGTCCATCGGACATGCCGGGGCATTCAGCTTTAACTATTTCAAAAACATGACCAGCGGCGAAGGCGGCGCGTTTGTCTCTGCTGATGACTCTGTATTTCGTCGCGGATCAGTAGCAGCAGATTGTTGTTCTTATTACTGGAATCCCGACGAGCACCGCCCAGATGAACAATTTGCCGGATTGAATTTCAGAGCCACTGAAATCTCGGGCGCCATTCTCAACGCACAACTCGAGCGCATCGACGAAATGTTGGATCGCATGCGCGGACACAAACGAACCCTGACAAAAGTGGGCGAAGACGCGGGCCTGACATCCATTACAAACAACAGTCTGGATTGCGAATGCGGGACCCATGTCGGCTTTATTTTTAATTCCGAGGAAAACGCTCGCGCCTTTGCCAAACAGATATCGGAATTGAAAGGACGCGCTTTTTTGCCCATCGACACCGGGCGACACGTTTACACGCGATGGGATCCCATTATGCGAAAGCAGGGGGCACACCATCCCGCGCTCGACCCATTTAATCTGCCGCAAAACAAGGCATTGAATATCGAATATTCAATGGACATGTGCCCCAGGTCGCTGGATATCTTGAGCCGCGCAGTACTCATTGGCATGCACCCGGACAACGACCGAGAAAAGATAGATGAACTTGCAGACGCCATTCGGGAATCTGCACATGTGGTAAAACATCAAAAAAAGGAGATTTTGACATGA
- a CDS encoding phytanoyl-CoA dioxygenase family protein, which translates to MDQYISETQWATFEAQGYLHLGKVMDDGELEALQQRIDEIMLGTASIDYDHVMMQLDSDPENNGKPGPQSKGHKYATLGYRKIQNLELDPLFLSFLQKPQFREICEHIYGKNTPVDCFRAMFMNKPAHDGTPLVWHQDRWTDLTLDPQITIWTALDPTSVENGCVKIIPKSHHRLINPEQGSGFLTEEHIETIVSQYEPIDLILEAGDSVLLHNWMLHSSGVNTTDIARRAFSVCYMHGDTRSLRGSTFTRVFE; encoded by the coding sequence ATGGATCAGTATATTTCTGAAACACAGTGGGCAACATTTGAAGCGCAAGGGTATCTTCATTTGGGCAAAGTAATGGACGATGGGGAACTGGAGGCATTACAGCAGCGAATTGATGAGATCATGCTCGGCACGGCGTCCATCGACTACGATCATGTAATGATGCAACTGGATTCTGACCCCGAGAACAATGGAAAACCCGGCCCGCAGAGCAAAGGACATAAATACGCGACACTCGGATATCGCAAAATTCAAAATTTGGAATTGGATCCCCTCTTTCTCTCATTTTTACAAAAACCACAGTTTCGAGAAATCTGCGAACACATCTATGGCAAAAATACGCCCGTAGATTGTTTTAGGGCGATGTTTATGAACAAACCCGCACACGACGGCACCCCGCTGGTATGGCATCAGGACCGCTGGACCGATCTAACCCTCGATCCCCAAATCACGATATGGACGGCTCTGGATCCCACATCAGTTGAAAACGGCTGTGTGAAAATTATTCCGAAATCGCATCACAGGCTGATAAATCCCGAGCAAGGCTCCGGATTTTTGACCGAAGAACACATCGAGACCATTGTATCCCAATACGAGCCAATAGATTTAATATTAGAAGCCGGCGACTCTGTTCTGCTCCACAACTGGATGCTGCACAGTTCGGGCGTAAACACCACAGATATTGCGCGCCGCGCATTCAGCGTGTGTTATATGCACGGTGACACGCGCTCATTGCGCGGCAGCACCTTCACCCGTGTCTTTGAATAG
- a CDS encoding DUF445 domain-containing protein encodes MNKSLVTNLLAVGVIGAGYVSPVYSDHLLAVGLFATSGALTNWLAVHMLFEKVPGLYGSGVVPSRFEEFKTGIHALIMNQFFTAENVKKFLAEQKIPDEFDADPVIEAVDCDRIFSRLMEAVMSSPFGSVINMFGGTAALQPLRDPFVKKIRVEIRLLLSSPKFLDAIQRGLNTASYTEEMIDKVDAIVMQRLNELTPEMVKTIVQEMIHKHLGWLVVWGGAFGGFIGLIVSVVSR; translated from the coding sequence ATGAATAAAAGCCTTGTGACAAATCTGCTCGCGGTCGGCGTGATCGGTGCAGGTTATGTCAGTCCTGTTTATTCCGATCATTTGCTCGCGGTTGGGCTTTTTGCAACTTCGGGTGCCCTGACCAACTGGTTGGCGGTTCACATGCTTTTTGAGAAAGTGCCGGGACTATATGGTTCAGGCGTTGTGCCGAGTCGGTTTGAAGAATTTAAGACGGGTATCCACGCTTTGATTATGAATCAGTTTTTTACCGCTGAAAATGTTAAAAAATTTCTCGCCGAACAAAAAATTCCAGATGAGTTCGATGCCGACCCCGTTATTGAGGCCGTTGACTGCGACCGCATCTTCAGCCGCCTGATGGAGGCTGTTATGTCCTCTCCTTTTGGCAGCGTAATCAATATGTTCGGCGGTACAGCGGCATTACAGCCTCTCAGAGATCCTTTTGTAAAAAAAATCCGAGTAGAAATCCGCCTCTTGCTATCCTCACCCAAATTTCTCGATGCCATCCAGAGAGGGTTGAATACCGCGAGTTATACGGAAGAAATGATTGACAAGGTTGACGCCATTGTTATGCAGCGTCTAAACGAGTTGACGCCCGAAATGGTTAAGACCATTGTCCAGGAGATGATTCACAAACATCTGGGCTGGCTGGTCGTTTGGGGCGGGGCTTTTGGTGGTTTTATTGGTTTGATTGTTTCAGTGGTTAGTCGTTAG
- the pabB gene encoding aminodeoxychorismate synthase component I: MSEPIVLFESHRKGASYRFCDLCDTICVSHPKDVAPALERIEQAVHSGLHAAGFLSYEAASGLDPVLKTHVPGDFPLMWFGLFRHREHIPVGTPNHRNYDLDSWRPSVSRAAYDTALNRIRDLIIAGDTYQVNYSFRMRANFSGNSLSFYRDLCRAQRTDYAAYLDIGRFQILSASPELFFSLKNNTLIARPMKGTAPRGRWWEEDEARTKQLQKSEKDRAENVMIVDLMRSDLGRVSSGVKVPSLWQVERYETVLQMTSTVTSRMRCGVGLRELVTALFPCGSVTGAPKVRTMEIIKEVERTARGIYTGSIGYLSPGGDIAFNVAIRTVCIDRKTGIAEFGVGSGITCDSSNDGEYEECLTKARMLAERQPVFDLFETLRYDGKNGFFLLNRHIDRIEASSRYFGFAFDRLNVLSELEKAVSGLDTPQRVRLVLSRRGCVQVETAPLKNASQDRVLSARISPLPVDSRDPLLFHKTTRREPYTSRLNMYPLCEEIILINERGEATECSIGNLVAKWDDLYVTPPISCGLLGGTFRAELLSRGKVTEQVLKIDDLKRAEVLYMINSVRKWTRLKLIE, translated from the coding sequence ATGTCAGAACCCATCGTTTTATTTGAATCGCATCGCAAAGGTGCGAGTTATCGTTTTTGCGACCTGTGCGATACCATTTGCGTTTCGCATCCCAAAGATGTTGCTCCCGCACTCGAACGCATTGAACAGGCTGTCCATTCGGGATTACACGCAGCGGGATTTTTGTCTTATGAAGCCGCATCGGGTCTGGATCCCGTTTTAAAAACGCACGTACCGGGAGATTTTCCACTCATGTGGTTCGGCCTGTTTCGGCATCGAGAACATATCCCTGTCGGAACACCGAATCATAGAAACTACGATCTGGACTCATGGCGCCCCTCTGTTTCGCGCGCTGCTTACGATACCGCCCTGAATCGCATTCGAGACCTCATCATTGCCGGCGATACCTATCAGGTTAATTATTCCTTCCGAATGCGGGCAAATTTTTCGGGCAATAGCCTGAGTTTTTATCGCGATCTATGTCGGGCGCAGCGCACGGATTATGCGGCGTATCTGGATATCGGGCGATTTCAAATCCTATCGGCTTCGCCCGAATTGTTTTTTTCGTTAAAAAATAACACGTTAATCGCGCGTCCGATGAAAGGCACTGCACCTCGGGGACGATGGTGGGAAGAAGATGAAGCGCGTACAAAACAGCTTCAAAAATCCGAGAAAGACCGCGCGGAAAATGTGATGATCGTCGATTTGATGCGCAGCGATTTGGGGCGCGTTTCAAGTGGTGTGAAAGTGCCATCACTATGGCAGGTCGAACGTTATGAAACCGTATTGCAGATGACCTCAACCGTGACATCGCGCATGCGTTGTGGCGTGGGGTTGCGCGAACTGGTGACAGCGCTCTTTCCGTGCGGCTCCGTAACCGGTGCGCCCAAAGTGCGTACCATGGAAATTATCAAAGAAGTAGAGCGAACTGCGCGGGGAATTTATACTGGAAGCATTGGCTACCTGTCGCCGGGAGGGGACATAGCCTTTAATGTGGCGATTCGCACAGTCTGTATTGACCGCAAAACGGGTATTGCAGAATTTGGTGTGGGCAGTGGCATAACCTGTGATTCCTCAAATGATGGCGAGTATGAAGAGTGTTTGACCAAAGCGCGCATGCTCGCAGAACGACAACCTGTTTTTGACCTGTTTGAAACCCTGCGATACGATGGCAAAAACGGGTTCTTTTTGTTAAATCGTCACATAGATCGGATAGAAGCGTCCTCGCGGTATTTTGGATTTGCTTTTGATCGGTTAAACGTCCTATCTGAGCTCGAAAAGGCAGTATCGGGTCTGGATACACCACAACGGGTGCGCCTTGTCCTATCGCGCAGGGGCTGTGTACAGGTCGAAACCGCACCACTTAAAAATGCATCGCAAGATCGCGTACTTTCCGCCCGTATCTCACCACTACCGGTTGACAGCCGCGATCCCCTATTATTTCACAAAACAACGCGCCGCGAACCCTATACCTCTCGATTGAACATGTATCCCCTATGTGAAGAAATCATTCTCATCAACGAACGCGGCGAAGCTACAGAATGCAGCATTGGCAATCTCGTCGCCAAATGGGACGACCTGTATGTAACACCTCCCATTTCCTGTGGCCTGTTGGGCGGTACCTTTCGCGCCGAATTATTATCGCGAGGCAAAGTTACGGAGCAAGTGTTAAAAATAGATGACCTGAAACGCGCGGAGGTACTCTACATGATCAATTCTGTGCGAAAATGGACAAGGCTTAAACTTATTGAATAG
- a CDS encoding tetratricopeptide repeat protein: MKMQWMLILILTLSNSVLAAPSKPAPRKPKEGQNEIAIRHHKEGLRHRDAAWVYEEKMSGTEGEERETYARFIQDLYNRALGEFAKATEQDSTYYQAFSSLGYVKRKTGDMDGAMAAYNRALTLNPNYAEAIEYRAEAYLIVGQVEKMKKAYGVLAALNRPHAARLLTFVTQWADGATDADMATSLRTWASEQKEKLGEVKTFVEKW; this comes from the coding sequence ATGAAAATGCAATGGATGCTGATTCTAATTTTGACCCTGAGCAACAGTGTATTGGCTGCGCCGAGCAAACCAGCACCTCGCAAACCCAAGGAAGGCCAAAACGAAATCGCGATCCGCCACCATAAAGAAGGCTTGCGCCACCGGGATGCGGCCTGGGTCTATGAAGAAAAAATGTCGGGCACAGAAGGAGAAGAGCGAGAAACGTACGCGCGGTTTATCCAGGACCTGTACAATCGCGCACTGGGAGAATTTGCGAAAGCGACCGAGCAGGACTCGACGTATTACCAGGCATTTAGCAGTTTGGGATACGTCAAGCGCAAAACCGGAGATATGGACGGAGCAATGGCAGCGTACAATCGTGCTTTGACATTAAATCCAAACTACGCAGAAGCCATTGAATATCGCGCAGAAGCGTATTTGATCGTGGGACAGGTGGAAAAAATGAAAAAAGCGTATGGGGTATTGGCCGCACTGAATCGCCCTCACGCAGCGCGATTGTTGACCTTTGTAACACAATGGGCAGATGGCGCAACCGATGCAGATATGGCGACCTCTTTGCGGACATGGGCATCTGAACAAAAAGAAAAACTCGGCGAGGTAAAAACATTTGTTGAGAAATGGTGA